The Parus major isolate Abel chromosome 4, Parus_major1.1, whole genome shotgun sequence genome has a window encoding:
- the LOC107203242 gene encoding interleukin-8-like isoform X2 — MIAKTVAAVLLLLLISALGTRAEAVPRSAIELRCQCISTHSKFIHPKFIQNVNLTPSGPHCKNVEVIATLRDGREVCLEPTAPWVKLIIKTILDKANSKSETVS; from the exons ATGATTGCCAAGACTGtggctgctgtcctgctcctgctcctgatCTCAGCGCTTGGAACACGAG ctgaggcAGTGCCACGCTCGGCCATTGAACTCCGGTGCCAGTGCATAAGCACCCATTCCAAGTTCATCCATCCCAAGTTCATCCAAAACGTGAACCTCACCCCCAGCGGACCTCACTGCAAGAATGTTGAAGTCAT AGCTACCCTGAGAGATGGCAGAGAAGTGTGCCTGGAGCCCACTGCTCCCTGGGTGAAGCTGATCATCAAGACAATTCTGGACAA ggCCAACAGCAAATCTGAGACAGTGTCctaa
- the LOC107203241 gene encoding interleukin-8-like produces MDGKSVAVALVLYLVSMAGSEGKALEKTDERGSQCRCISTHSKFIPPKTIQDVRLSRRGPHCKNVEIIATLKDGREVCVEPAAPWIQLTVKALLARARDNVESPVKEKSRKNKPWISASIGNERKHCC; encoded by the exons ATGGATGGCAAATCTGTTGCTGTCGCTTTGGTTCTCTACTTGGTCTCAATGGCAGGGTCAGAAg GTAAGGCCCTGGAGAAGACAGATGAAAGAGGCTCCCAATGCCGGTGCATAAGCACACATTCCAAGTTCATCCCTCCCAAGACTATTCAGGATGTGAGATTAAGCCGAAGAGGACCTCACTGCAAAAATGTGGAAATCAT AGCTACGCTGAAAGATGGCAGGGAAGTGTGCGTGGAACCTGCTGCGCCCTGGATCCAGCTCACTGTAAAGGCTCTGCTGGCCAG GGCCAGGGACAATGTTGAGTCACCAGTCAAAGAAAAGTCAAGGAAGAACAAACCTTGGATTTCTGCAAGCAtaggaaatgagagaaaacatTGCTGCTGA
- the LOC107203243 gene encoding interleukin-8-like, whose protein sequence is MNGKLVAILALFLISAAVSQGRTLARMGTELRCQCIATHSRFIPPKSIQDVKLTQSGPHCKNVEVIATLKDGREVCLEPTVPWVQLIVKAILAKAQQNSDSPV, encoded by the exons ATGAACGGAAAACTCGTAGCTATCCTGGCTCTTTTCCTGATCTCAGCAGCTGTGTCTCAAG GTAGGACCCTGGCAAGGATGGGAACCGAGCTCCGGTGCCAGTGCATAGCCACTCATTCCAGGTTCATTCCCCCGAAATCCATTCAAGATGTGAAGCTGACACAGAGCGGCCCCCACTGCAAGAATGTTGAAGTCAT AGCTACTCTGAAGGATGGCAGAGAGGTGTGCTTGGAGCCCACTGTTCCCTGGGTACAGCTGATTGTAAAGGCAATTCTGGCCAA GGCTCAACAAAATTCTGACTCTCCTGTCTAA
- the LOC107203242 gene encoding interleukin-8-like isoform X1, with amino-acid sequence MGTLCALTSAPKDSPNAVSKKPHVVFPGKIVKCFIFFCFPAEAVPRSAIELRCQCISTHSKFIHPKFIQNVNLTPSGPHCKNVEVIATLRDGREVCLEPTAPWVKLIIKTILDKANSKSETVS; translated from the exons ATGGGGACACTCTGTGCTCTTACCAGTGCACCAAAGGACTCTCCTAATGCTGTTAGCAAGAAACCCCATGTTGTATTTCCTGGGAAGATAGTGAAATGcttcatctttttttgttttccagctgaggcAGTGCCACGCTCGGCCATTGAACTCCGGTGCCAGTGCATAAGCACCCATTCCAAGTTCATCCATCCCAAGTTCATCCAAAACGTGAACCTCACCCCCAGCGGACCTCACTGCAAGAATGTTGAAGTCAT AGCTACCCTGAGAGATGGCAGAGAAGTGTGCCTGGAGCCCACTGCTCCCTGGGTGAAGCTGATCATCAAGACAATTCTGGACAA ggCCAACAGCAAATCTGAGACAGTGTCctaa